TATATGCCCATCAGAATGTAGATACACAGGGATACTTCGTTTTTTTGCTTCGCCAGCTGTGATTTCATAACCTGGTCTTACATATCTATTCCACAATTCTTTACTAACTGGCAAATTATTCTGTATTCCCAAATCTTCTGCAAGTCCCAAAAAAGGTGTACCTAAATCTAATATCTTTTTGACAGAATAATTGTTATATTGCATAATAATTTCCATCAATTCTCCCAGTCGAGGTTCACCTATAAGCATGTCTAACATAAAATTTTCAAAGCCACGTAAGTCCCACATTAACATAAAATGAAATCCATGAGGTAATGCAAAATCGGGCGAGAATAAGCCCTGTTCCTTTTTCTTTTGAATTTCTTTTGCTATCCCATCCCAATCTTTAGGTCCTAAAATGCCATCGGTTTCTGGGTTGGGGATATGTTTTTTCCATTCCTCGAAATTATCCCAATGTTCGAGTGGATGTCCTGCTACTTTACCTACCATACCACCATGTAAATTTTTCCAGACACATCCCCAACAATCAGTCACTTCCCCTTCTACATAAAAATCTTTATATTCCACAGGATTGTTTTCATCAACTCTATCATATTGTGGGAATAATCGTTTATGCTTTTCCATAATCTCATTGATGGCTGTTTTATATTTAGTTAAGCAGGCAGATAAAAAAAAGACCTGCACAGGAACCCACTTAGGATAATCATAAAACATCATCCGCTTTATATTTTCACCTTGTGGTGATAAACCTACGTACGAGGTGTCATACTGCATAAAAGATGGCTTCATTTCTTTATCACATTCCTCTGGTTACCAAGTATATAATTTCATCTGAATATTTGATTCATATTATCTTTTATCTCTGATATGTTTTGCATTTGTGTAACTGTATTTTTAATTTTAATGTGACTTGTTCTGCTGTTTTTGAATAGAAGTGTAGTCTAAATTTTTTTTGTTGATTTTATGTAAAACCATTTTTCGCAATTCAAGTCTCTTTTGATATACTATTTGGAATTGGGGCGTCAACAGCTTTGAAACAATATTAGTAACAATTAAAATAACTCAACCATAAAAGGAGTTTTGTCGTGGTTGAATATGTAACACTGCATTGGATAGACCTGACCATCATCGGCGTATATATGGTAGGATGTTTCCTATTAGGAACTTTTACCAGCAAATATATTGAGAATGCGGGCGACTTTTTCATTGCGGGTAAAGCGTTACCTTTCTGGGCAATTGCCTTCTCAATTGTTGTAAGTGATATTGGTGCTTTGGATTTTGTAGGTGTTGCGGGAAATGCATACCGATATGGTGTCTCAGCGGCAAATTTTGATTGGTTAGGTTCTATGCCTGCGATGGTATTTGCAGCATTTATATTCGTTCCTTATTTTTGGAGGTCAGGAGTATTTACCATCCCTGAGTTCTTAGGTCGAAGATATAATTCAGCTGTGCAGATTATAAATGCACTCATATGGACCTCAGTTATGTTATTGTCCTTGATGATTATGCTTTGGACAACTGCTGATGATTTGGTATATACCATTTTAGGATATAAACCCATATATACAGTTTGGGTTATGGCAGGTGTAACAGGATTTTATACCTTTGCAGGCGGTCTTTCCGCAGTCGTTATGACGGATGTGGTGCAATTGGTTGTAATGTATGTAGGTGGATTGGGCTTATTGGCGTTGAGTTTATGGGAAGTAGGTGGATGGGGGGTAATGCGTGCAAAAATAGAGGCTCTCGGTCCTGAGTATGCAAATCATTTTACAATCCTTTTACCTAATAGCATTGAAAATCCTTTTCCATGGACTGGTATTGTTTTCGGTTTAGGCATTGTGTTGGCGATTGCTTATATGAGTGGAAATCAGGCAATTGTTCACCGCACATTAGGTGCCCGTTCAGAATGGGATGCAAAGGCGGGGATGCTTATGGCTGGGTTTTTAAAATCATTTATCCCGCTTATGGTTGCATTGCCAGGACTTTGTGCTATTGTATATCTGCATGAACGGAATATTATCCTTCATGAGCAAGACAAAGTAATTCCGACAATGATTCGAATGATGTTACCCCCAGGACTTCGTGGGCTTATGTTTGCCGCATTATTTGCAGCGTTAATGTCCAGTATTTCAGGAACGTTAAGTTCTGCGTCTACTATCTTTGTTACGGATATTTTTAACAAATTATGGACGTTAGGAAAAGGACGTTCTTTAGACGAGAAGCAGGCTTTATATGTTGGAAGAGGTTTTACTCTATTTTTAATTATTTCCAGTGCTTTGTTTGCAGAGCAAATTTCGCGGGTAGGTGGTATATATAACTTCATCCAAACAATCTTATCATTGTTTCAGGGTCCATCTTTGGCTGTGCTTCTACTCGGTATTATGTGGAAACGAGCGACAGGTTGGGGAGGATTGGCAGGTCTGGTTTTGGGGGTTTTCTTCTGCTTCGTGCTTTGGTGTGTACCGAATCTTTTCCCAGCAGAAGACCCATTCCTTTTTGTTTCGATGTGGTCTTTTGTATTTTCCCTAATTGTTATTGTGATTGTTAGTTTGCTTACACCCCCTGAATCTGAGGAAAAAATCCGCGGATTGGTTTGGGGCTCGGTAGTTCATGATACAAAAGCACAACAGGCTCTCGCAGAAAGGATTCAGTCATGATTAACCGCACACATTTAAAACACTTTAATTTGTTTTTCCTATCTCTTCTTATAATTACAGTTTTGATGACAGCTTCCAATAATGTCTATGCACAGGAAAATTCGGCAAAGGATTTGGATGTTCCTAAGGTTGAAGTATCATTTATTTTTCATCTTGCAGATAAGGTCGTAGATGGTTGGCTCGCTTTTTTAGACTGGTTAGGCAGAGTTTTTGACCCAATTGTAAGCCCTATATTTAAGCCTATCAATAGGTTTTTAGAGAAAACATATCAACCATGGGCAAAAATCTGTGCACTGGGTATGTTTTTGGGGACGATGCTTTGGGTGTGTTTTGGGATGAAAAAGGAATACGTAAATTTAGGAAGAACAAATGAAAGTTTATGGACTGATTTGAGAATTTGGACGATTATTTCTATGCTTCCCCATATTATAGTTTATTTTTACTTTTAATAATAGGAGAGAAAAGATGTCAGAAGAACAAAAACCGACTACTGACCAGCAACAACGTTCAGAAATGCATCGAATCGATGATGTTCGGAATACAGGCGTGCAGTTAGCTCGACGTGATGCGGAATTATATATTGCATTAGGAATTTTCATTGTTGCATTAGGGTTGCCTGTTATTTTCGGAACAGTTTTTACATTACAATCAGGGGATATTCGGCCTGCCGTTGTTAATTTCATTTGTGGTCTTGTGATGACACTTATCGGTGTTGGATCTATATTCTACGGTTTTGTTATTCGGAAAAGAATTGCCTCGTGAATATATCTATACCTGTTGGCTATATTCCATTGCGATATAGTGAGAGGGAGGTTCCTTTACATCTACCTGTGCCATGGCTTTACCGTTTGCGATTAAAATGGATATACCCCATATTTTCCATTTTTGGTCAAACTTCTCCTCTACCAGTCCAAAATTTACCACGTTATGAGCTTGTTGCCTGGCCTACATTTATTGTTCGTTTTCGGCTATGTTCAGGGAAAGAAAAGATGCAAGAAACATTTATTGCTGTGGATG
This genomic interval from Candidatus Hydrogenedens sp. contains the following:
- a CDS encoding uroporphyrinogen decarboxylase family protein, which codes for MKPSFMQYDTSYVGLSPQGENIKRMMFYDYPKWVPVQVFFLSACLTKYKTAINEIMEKHKRLFPQYDRVDENNPVEYKDFYVEGEVTDCWGCVWKNLHGGMVGKVAGHPLEHWDNFEEWKKHIPNPETDGILGPKDWDGIAKEIQKKKEQGLFSPDFALPHGFHFMLMWDLRGFENFMLDMLIGEPRLGELMEIIMQYNNYSVKKILDLGTPFLGLAEDLGIQNNLPVSKELWNRYVRPGYEITAGEAKKRSIPVYLHSDGHILPIIQDLIELGITLLNPQSRANGIQPLREHVFRKVAINLDLDRQLFPVAEKADIKKHIDEIFDAFYLPEGGLMLNIEINEDVPLNIMDYLFSLVEDYCGLPNPENTNFSKVGLF
- a CDS encoding sodium/solute symporter (Members of the Solute:Sodium Symporter (SSS), TC 2.A.21 as described in tcdb.org, catalyze solute:Na+ symport. Known solutes for members of the family include sugars, amino acids, nucleosides, inositols, vitamins, urea or anions, depending on the system.); amino-acid sequence: MVEYVTLHWIDLTIIGVYMVGCFLLGTFTSKYIENAGDFFIAGKALPFWAIAFSIVVSDIGALDFVGVAGNAYRYGVSAANFDWLGSMPAMVFAAFIFVPYFWRSGVFTIPEFLGRRYNSAVQIINALIWTSVMLLSLMIMLWTTADDLVYTILGYKPIYTVWVMAGVTGFYTFAGGLSAVVMTDVVQLVVMYVGGLGLLALSLWEVGGWGVMRAKIEALGPEYANHFTILLPNSIENPFPWTGIVFGLGIVLAIAYMSGNQAIVHRTLGARSEWDAKAGMLMAGFLKSFIPLMVALPGLCAIVYLHERNIILHEQDKVIPTMIRMMLPPGLRGLMFAALFAALMSSISGTLSSASTIFVTDIFNKLWTLGKGRSLDEKQALYVGRGFTLFLIISSALFAEQISRVGGIYNFIQTILSLFQGPSLAVLLLGIMWKRATGWGGLAGLVLGVFFCFVLWCVPNLFPAEDPFLFVSMWSFVFSLIVIVIVSLLTPPESEEKIRGLVWGSVVHDTKAQQALAERIQS